One Cuculus canorus isolate bCucCan1 chromosome 1, bCucCan1.pri, whole genome shotgun sequence DNA segment encodes these proteins:
- the NDUFB2 gene encoding NADH dehydrogenase [ubiquinone] 1 beta subcomplex subunit 2, mitochondrial has translation MRKKTRQRKRLRSWWPRRNPPGCARHSPFTPCVWARAAPPQGDLGGRGRLRVTLGGGAGAVSSSNPDSSAAAAMLGPLGRAAPRLLLRGAAGVGLRRAGGGVHIHPRYRQFPELTRAQVIRSELLSGFMWFWILWHFWHNSDMVLGHFPYPDPSAWTDEELGIPPDDAE, from the exons ATGAGGAAGAAGACGAGGCAGAGGAAGCGGCTCAGGAGCTGGTGGCCGCGCAGAAACCCCCCGGGCTGTGCGCGTCACAGCCCTTTCACCCCGTGTGTCTGGGCCCGGGCGGCGCCGCCTCAGGGTGACCTTGGGGGGCGGGGCCGCCTCAGGGTGACCTtggggggcggggccggcgcaGTGTCGTCATCAAACCCCGACAGCAGCGCAGCCGCCGCCATGCTGGGGCCGCTGGGGAGGGCCGCGCCGCGGCTGCTGCtgcggggggcggcgggagTGGGGCTGCGGCG CGCGGGTGGTGGGGTGCACATCCACCCGCGGTACCGGCAGTTCCCGGAGCTGACGCGCGCCCAGGTGATCCGCAGTGAGCTCCTCAGCGGCTTCATGTGGTTCTGGATCCTCTGGCACTTCTGGCACAACTCGGACATGGTGTTG GGCCATTTCCCATATCCCGATCCTTCGGCCTGGACAGATGAGGAGCTCGGGATCCCCCCAGACGATGCCGAATAG